Proteins co-encoded in one Burkholderia ambifaria AMMD genomic window:
- a CDS encoding polyprenyl synthetase family protein, whose protein sequence is MSSSTASPTLSAAHLLAPITSDMEQVNRVIRQSLASDVLLINQIAEYIIGAGGKRLRPALLLLVAGALGETSHQRHVLAAVVEFIHTATLLHDDVVDESELRRGRQTANALFGNAASVLVGDYLYSRSFEMMVGVGKMRVMEILSEATTIISEGEVLQLLNMHDADVDETRYMQVIRYKTAKLFEASARLGAVLAGADAPTEAAAAEYGRRIGTAFQIMDDWLDYAGTAEAMGKNAGDDLREGKPTLPLIYLIERGTPEQSALAREAIEQGGTDRFDTIFDAITRSGALDHTLECARQEAQAAAAAITAFPDSIYKESLLALCSYSTSRQS, encoded by the coding sequence ATGTCGTCGTCCACCGCCTCCCCCACCCTCAGCGCCGCCCACCTGCTCGCCCCGATCACAAGCGACATGGAGCAGGTGAATCGCGTTATCCGGCAAAGCCTCGCGTCCGACGTGCTGCTGATCAACCAGATCGCCGAGTACATCATCGGCGCGGGCGGCAAGCGGCTGCGTCCGGCCCTGCTGTTGCTCGTCGCCGGCGCGCTCGGCGAGACGTCGCACCAGCGGCACGTGCTGGCCGCCGTCGTCGAGTTCATCCACACGGCCACGCTGCTGCATGACGACGTCGTCGACGAATCCGAGCTGCGGCGCGGCCGCCAGACGGCCAATGCGCTGTTCGGCAACGCGGCGAGCGTGCTGGTGGGCGACTACCTGTATTCGCGCTCGTTCGAGATGATGGTCGGCGTCGGCAAGATGCGCGTGATGGAAATCCTGTCGGAAGCGACGACGATCATTTCCGAAGGCGAAGTGCTGCAGTTGCTGAACATGCACGACGCGGACGTCGACGAGACGCGCTACATGCAGGTGATCCGCTACAAGACGGCGAAGCTGTTCGAAGCATCGGCCCGCCTCGGCGCGGTGCTCGCGGGCGCCGATGCGCCGACCGAAGCCGCCGCGGCCGAATATGGCCGCCGGATCGGCACCGCGTTCCAGATCATGGACGACTGGCTCGACTACGCGGGCACGGCCGAAGCGATGGGCAAGAATGCCGGCGACGACCTGCGCGAAGGCAAGCCGACGCTGCCGCTCATCTATCTGATCGAACGCGGCACGCCCGAACAGTCGGCGCTCGCCCGCGAGGCGATCGAACAAGGCGGCACCGATCGCTTCGACACGATTTTCGACGCGATCACGCGTTCGGGCGCGCTCGACCACACGCTCGAATGCGCGCGCCAGGAAGCACAGGCCGCCGCTGCCGCGATCACTGCGTTCCCGGATTCGATCTACAAGGAAAGCCTGCTCGCGTTGTGCTCGTACTCGACGTCGCGGCAGTCGTAA
- the rplU gene encoding 50S ribosomal protein L21: MYAVIKTGGKQYKVAVGEKLKVEQIPADIDAEITLDQVLAVGEGESIKFGTPLVSGASVKATVVSHGRHAKVTIFKMRRRKHYQKHGGHRQNYTELRIDAINA, encoded by the coding sequence ATGTACGCGGTCATAAAAACCGGCGGCAAGCAGTACAAGGTTGCCGTTGGCGAAAAACTCAAAGTAGAACAGATACCGGCTGACATTGACGCTGAAATCACGCTCGACCAGGTTCTCGCAGTGGGCGAAGGCGAATCGATTAAGTTCGGTACGCCGCTGGTCAGTGGGGCTTCCGTCAAGGCCACCGTTGTGTCGCACGGTCGTCATGCCAAGGTCACCATCTTCAAGATGCGTCGCCGGAAGCACTACCAAAAGCACGGCGGCCACCGCCAGAACTACACTGAGCTGCGCATCGACGCGATCAACGCGTAA